The genomic interval AAGCAGTCCagcaaatcaatttaaaaaatctacTTCTTATAAAAGACtcattaaagaacaaaaaatatattttaattgtattcGCTTATTTCCCACTGACCTTGtcatttgtttggattttacttttactgtaagCACAGGCAGCTCCGTGACGTTTACAGTGTTCCGACATTTTCAGACCCCCTCAGCGAAGTAGTTCCGGTTTAAGGTGTGTTTCCAGACGGACGTTATTATTAAACGAACTGTAAGCATGGCGGCTCCAGAGAGTGGCATTAGACAGATCTTGGCAAATTTCTCTTAGTTACATGAACCAAATAGTAATAATTAGAAgatatatcattttaaaatatgggaTTTTTAAGGCACGTCGTGTGCGCAATGTCCGGAGGTGTTGACAGCTCTGTCGCGGCGTTGTTACTCAAGAGAAGGGGTGAGACAAATTGATATGTCCTGAAATGTTGTTAAGGATGTAGGGTCAAGCAGCTGATATGGCTCAAATGGAATAATAGCAATactcagaaacacaaatattttttcctgttatttAATATCCTCTCTTTCATGTGAAGGCTACAGTGTGACAGGGGTTTTTATGAAGAACTGGGACTCTCTGGATGAGAGAGGAGTGTGTACTacagagagagactgtgaaGACGCCTACAGAGTGTGTCAGAGCCTGGACATCCCCTTTCATCAAGTGTCCTACGTGAAAGAGTACTGGCACGAAGTATTCAGGTATTTGATTCTGAcctgaaaaaaatcacagcatTTTGGGTTGTTAAATCTTTTCAAATTCTATCAGGTCTGTGCTCTGTGCATTTCCAGTTATCTCTTGAAGGAATATGAGAAGGGAAGGACACCAAATCCAGATATCCTATGcaacaaacacatcaaattCAACCATTTCTACAAATATGCCATCAATGTTCTGGGTATGTATCACAATGTGATTATACACTGACATAAacttagtttatgtaatttgaCGATAATTTATGAAATACAGAATTCTTGTTAAAAAGGTCTTATAATACGTGTGATGCTGTTTAGGTGCCGATGCCTTTGCAACAGGCCACTATGCCAGAACATCACAAGAAGATGAAGATGTGtttgagcacacacacacatctccaccTACTACACTCTTCAGAAACCGATTTGAGATGAGAAATCGTAagtgttggttgtttttctttgagtggTTCACCTCTTTTACTTATCAGTTGTTGGAGTAGTTCCTTACGATGCCTTAACATTGTAAGACATTGCTGGCTTTCAGATTAAACCCATgtaatggaatttttttttcttcttcttctttgtgcCAGCGGTGCACTTGTACAAGGGAGCAGATCTCCTCAAAGACCAAACCTTCTTCCTGAGTCAGATCTCACAGGACGCCTTGCGACAAACCATGTTTCCACTCGCTGGACTCACCAAAGCATTTGTGAAAAAGATTGCTGCTGAAGCTGGATTTTACCATGTGCTAAAGAAGAAAGaggtacatacagtacaaatcgtgttaaaaatacatcagaCATATGTAAATagggtttgtttttaaaaatcacaaactcTGAGTAAATCTCGGTGTGCTCATTTTCTTACAGAGTATGGGCATTTGCTTTATTGGAGAAAGAAACTTTGAAAAGTTTATTTTGGAGGTGAGAACTGAAACGTTGAATATAGTTCTGcgtattaattttaaaatgttatcttCTCTGGGTTAGAAATGGTGCGTCTGGCATTCGTTTCTAGCTAAAAAGCCATAATATATTAAAAGATGTAAATAACgcaatactgttttttttgtttttttttgtttttttttcagtatctAGAACCGAAACCAGGGAACTTTGTCTCCATTGAGGATGGGACTTTAATGGGAAAGCACAAAGGTATGAATGTAGTTCAGAGATTCTCAAATTAAGAGCTAGAATAGTGTGTCTGAATTAATGGCCCTTAATATGTTTTATCTTAAACCAAATGAttgctttgtgtttatattCAAAAAGGCTGGTTCACGCTGACGCTAGGCCAGAGGGCAAGGATAGGAGGACAGAGAGATGCTTGGTTTGTAGTGGACAAAGACATCTCTACTGGAGATGTGTTTGTGGTGAGGAAATCTGTCTCAGCTTTCTTTGAGATTGAAACAACTCCTAGTTTGAACCTTGACCAAAAAATGCTGCTTCTTTAAACTTTTGTGACTCAGGCTCCGACCACAAATCACCCAGCTCTTTTTCGTGACACGCTACGGACTGATCGTTTCCACTGGATTGCAGTTGACCCTCCTCCTGAACTAGTCAGAACCCAGATGATGGAGTGTCATTTCCGCTTCATCCACCAGATGCCACTCAGTAAGTCTCATCTCATTAGGGCCTGCAAACAATTAAAAGTAATGTATAGCTTATAAGATATGATACTCTGTTAGTACAGTTATAATAAAATGAACTGAACACAACACATGACTTTGTTAAAGAAGTAGTTAATGGACAGAAAATGAATGCAACCTATTTTGATAATTGTATAAGtgatttttaatgtgaaactcCCACACATTTCATGGTTCTATCTTCTATTTTACCTATTTAATTGTGAAGTGCATttctgtttaattaatttatgagaaaaacagaaatataaaatccaCTTTAATATATTATCATCATATGGccaattttattactttaagtacattttcaaaacagttttacTTCAGTGcattacttttacttgtatttgtacttgtaaAACTGCAGTTCAATATGCAGCTTTTAAGAATTGAGTTAGCAGTAGCATGAGATTCTACATCTATCTACTATCCTCTACTGAGCTCTTCTTCTGAGTCATTATCaaactacaataaataagaCGCAACAAAACTTAATAATCAaggagaaataataaataaattctctGACTGGTCAGGAGGATGATCCTCACTCTAAAtcggtaaaaaaaacaaatatctcaTCACTGCTGTCAGTGTTGACCAATGAATCTGGGTCACAGAAGCCGTTGACAGCCCTTCGCTACAATAATGTGTTTTGGCGCATattcttttacaaaaaaatattaaaagaaatgtaaatacttcAGCTCTAAGTGAAGGATCTAAGCACTTTTGTGTAGACTGATGCTGTGAAAGTTAGGCAACACTAAACTGAAAGTACAACttgatttttttgctttgcagcTCCCTGCACAGTAACTCTTAACATGGACGGCTCTGTGTGGATTTCACTTTCCCAACCAGTCAGAGCTCTGACACCTGGACAGGTAACAGCTCACATACCTGAGTAACAGTATAGTTGCTCAGTACTATGCTTTTAGACTAGATGTAGTGCAGATTCCTCTGTGTAAATTAATGTTATATTTTCACTGTTACcgttttaatttgtgtttcttaGCTTTTCTTTCCA from Channa argus isolate prfri chromosome 21, Channa argus male v1.0, whole genome shotgun sequence carries:
- the trmu gene encoding mitochondrial tRNA-specific 2-thiouridylase 1 isoform X1; translated protein: MGFLRHVVCAMSGGVDSSVAALLLKRRGYSVTGVFMKNWDSLDERGVCTTERDCEDAYRVCQSLDIPFHQVSYVKEYWHEVFSYLLKEYEKGRTPNPDILCNKHIKFNHFYKYAINVLGADAFATGHYARTSQEDEDVFEHTHTSPPTTLFRNRFEMRNPVHLYKGADLLKDQTFFLSQISQDALRQTMFPLAGLTKAFVKKIAAEAGFYHVLKKKESMGICFIGERNFEKFILEYLEPKPGNFVSIEDGTLMGKHKGWFTLTLGQRARIGGQRDAWFVVDKDISTGDVFVAPTTNHPALFRDTLRTDRFHWIAVDPPPELVRTQMMECHFRFIHQMPLTPCTVTLNMDGSVWISLSQPVRALTPGQFAVLYKGDECLGSGKIIQLGPSEYTLQQGREGLIGAARHNEPQTPEAAS
- the trmu gene encoding mitochondrial tRNA-specific 2-thiouridylase 1 isoform X2 gives rise to the protein MGFLRHVVCAMSGGVDSSVAALLLKRRGYSVTGVFMKNWDSLDERGVCTTERDCEDAYRVCQSLDIPFHQVSYVKEYWHEVFSYLLKEYEKGRTPNPDILCNKHIKFNHFYKYAINVLGADAFATGHYARTSQEDEDVFEHTHTSPPTTLFRNRFEMRNPVHLYKGADLLKDQTFFLSQISQDALRQTMFPLAGLTKAFVKKIAAEAGFYHVLKKKESMGICFIGERNFEKFILEYLEPKPGNFVSIEDGTLMGKHKGWFTLTLGQRARIGGQRDAWFVVDKDISTGDVFVAPTTNHPALFRDTLRTDRFHWIAVDPPPELVRTQMMECHFRFIHQMPLICCVVQRGRVSGQWEDHPAGA